A DNA window from Trypanosoma brucei brucei TREU927 chromosome 11 chr11_scaffold01 genomic scaffold, whole genome shotgun sequence contains the following coding sequences:
- a CDS encoding NADH-cytochrome b5 reductase, putative (similar to NADH-cytochrome b5 reductase precursor (EC 1.6.2.2) (P34/P32). (Swiss-Prot:P36060) (Saccharomyces cerevisiae)), whose product MRFVPPFLAGAALATYYRPLDKSKSAYCYASIENALHFQPKPKPGKVFSQRYQPYTLGDVVPITHDTALFRFLIDGNEEFNLKPCSTLQACYKYGVQPMDQCQRFYTPVTANHTKGYFDIIVKRKQGGLMTEHLFGMHIGDKLLFRSVTFKLQYRPNRWKHVGMIAGGTGFTPMLQIIRHSLQEEWDNGMVDRTKLSFLFCNRTERHILLKGLFDDLAQKYSNRFKVYYTIDQAVEPDVWPHYTGLVTKEMVHETMPAPNEEKKIILLCGPDQLLNHVAGTPMGTMNTMSSGMNIQPMAPDLNNLVNLGGILGELGYSNDEVYRF is encoded by the coding sequence ATGCGCTTTGTTCCACCTTTCCTTGCGGGTGCAGCACTCGCAACTTACTACCGACCTCTGGACAAGTCGAAATCTGCATATTGCTACGCGAGTATTGAAAATGCCTTACACTTTCAACCTAAACCAAAGCCCGGAAAAGTTTTTTCCCAACGATACCAACCGTATACCCTTGGGGATGTTGTTCCGATAACACATGACACtgctctttttcgtttccttatTGATGGAAATGAAGAGTTTAACCTAAAGCCATGCTCCACACTACAGGCATGCTACAAATATGGCGTGCAACCTATGGATCAATGCCAGCGCTTCTACACTCCTGTGACGGCTAATCACACGAAAGGTTATTTCGATATTATTGTGAAGCGCAAGCAAGGGGGACTCATGACAGAGCATTTATTTGGTATGCACATAGGAGATAAACTTCTGTTTCGATCAGTCACATTCAAACTGCAGTATCGTCCGAATAGGTGGAAACACGTGGGAATGATAGCGGGTGGCACTGGGTTCACTCCAATGTTGCAAATCATCCGTCATTCGCTCCAGGAAGAATGGGACAACGGTATGGTTGATCGGACTAaattatcttttcttttctgtaaccGAACGGAGAGACACATTTTGTTGAAGGGACTCTTTGATGATCTCGCACAAAAGTATTCCAATCGTTTTAAGGTATATTACACAATTGATCAGGCTGTCGAGCCTGACGTATGGCCGCACTACACCGGACTCGTAACAAAAGAGATGGTGCATGAGACCATGCCGGCACcgaatgaggaaaaaaagattatATTATTGTGTGGTCCCGATCAGCTGTTGAATCATGTCGCTGGAACACCAATGGGAACAATGAACACCATGTCGAGTGGAATGAATATCCAACCGATGGCACCAGACCTCAATAATTTAGTAAATCTTGGGGGGATATTAGGGGAACTCGGGTACTCCAATGATGAAGTTTATCGCTtctaa
- a CDS encoding glutaredoxin, putative, with amino-acid sequence MPSIASMIKGNKVVVFSWVTCPYCVRAEKLLHARTKDITVHYVDKMSEGEQLRGEIYQAYKHETVPAIFINGNFIGGCSDLEALDKEGKLDGLLS; translated from the coding sequence ATGCCCTCTATCGCTTCGATGATTAAAGGGAATAAAGTGGTTGTTTTCTCATGGGTCACTTGCCCCTACTGCGTCCGAGCAGAGAAGTTACTTCACGCACGCACTAAGGATATTACCGTACATTATGTGGATAAGATGAGCGAAGGAGAACAACTGCGCGGTGAGATTTACCAAGCATACAAACACGAAACGGTTCCCGCCATATTTATTAATGGAAATTTCATTGGCGGTTGCAGCGATTTGGAGGCCCTtgacaaagagggaaaactcGATGGTTTGCTGAGCTAA
- a CDS encoding NADH-ubiquinone oxidoreductase 20 kDa subunit mitochondrial precursor, whose product MLRRTSFNFTGRAMISRGSPEWSHRLDLKKGKKTTMMHKLGTSKPNNALQYAQMTLHDLTEWCLAYSPWPLTFGLACCAVEMMHAYASRYDLDRFGIVPRPTPRQAEIIIVSGTVTNKMAPILRNIYVQMVNPKWVISMGSCANGGGYYHFSYAVLRGCERAIPVDFWIPGCPPSAESLVFCLHTLQKKIRWHEIQKYSVRD is encoded by the coding sequence ATGCTTCGTCGCACGTCGTTTAATTTCACAGGGCGTGCGATGATTTCGCGCGGCAGCCCCGAGTGGTCGCATCGTTTGGATCtcaagaaggggaaaaagacgACAATGATGCACAAACTTGGCACCAGTAAACCCAATAATGCATTGCAGTATGCACAAATGACTTTACACGACCTTACGGAGTGGTGCCTCGCTTACTCGCCGTGGCCTCTCACCTTCGGTTTGGCATGTTGCGCCGTAGAAATGATGCATGCATATGCTTCTCGGTATGATTTGGATCGTTTTGGTATTGTACCGCGTCCAACACCCCGTCAAGCAGAAATTATTATTGTCTCCGGCACTGTGACAAATAAAATGGCTCCAATCTTGCGGAACATATATGTTCAAATGGTGAACCCCAAGTGGGTTATTTCCATGGGAAGCTGCGCTAACGGTGGTGGTTACTATCACTTCTCCTACGCCGTGCTCCGAGGCTGTGAAAGAGCAATACCAGTTGATTTCTGGATTCCCGGTTGCCCTCCTTCAGCGGAAAGTCttgtcttttgcttgcatacATTACAGAAGAAAATACGCTGGCACGAAATTCAAAAGTATTCTGTTCGAGATTAA